A portion of the Manihot esculenta cultivar AM560-2 chromosome 2, M.esculenta_v8, whole genome shotgun sequence genome contains these proteins:
- the LOC110608873 gene encoding uncharacterized protein LOC110608873, giving the protein MGVETYDVDKKQNFLMRVALLWTISDFPAYAMLSGWSTAGRLACPYCMDNTDAFTLPRGGKQCWFDNHCKFLNHNHPWRKNKSWFRKNKVVTEHAPLVRTGEEILHEIESLGLMRVTDPGSNVVNAVISKTCGWRKRSIFWDLPYWSSLLIRHNLDVMHIEKNFFDNLFNTIMNIEGKTKDNAKAREDMREICRRPELEVNAETGRYPKAIYALDKLAKQVICEWMKGLRFPDGYVSNMARCVDMNKYRLFGMKSHDCHIFMQKLLPIAFRELLSMRMWEAITELSIFFKQLTSTILREEDMQRLEEDIPVILCKLERIFPPGFFDSMEHLPVHLAYEARIGGPVQYRWMYPYERYNGILKKNIKNKAKVEGSIANAYLVEEASSFCAYYFESHVSTRHRRVPRNDDGGVVEDQEIEGNLSIFKYPGRPIGQSKKRILTKDERNAAHLYILLNCEEVSPFIK; this is encoded by the exons ATGGGGGTTGAGACATATGATGTGGATAAGAAGCAAAATTTTCTCATGCGGGTTGCTTTGCTATGGACCATTAGTGACTTTCCTGCTTATGCCATGCTTTCTGGTTGGAGCACTGCAGGAAGGCTTGCATGCCCATATTGTATGGATAACACTGATGCATTTACTTTGCCAAGAGGTGGCAAACAATGTTGGTTTGACAATCATTGTAAATTTTTGAACCATAACCATCCATGGCGGAAGAATAAATCATGGTTTAGAAAAAACAAAGTTGTTACTGAACATGCACCTCTAGTAAGGACTGGAGAGGAAATTTTGCATGAGATAGAAAGTCTGGGATTAATGAGAGTGACAGATCCAGGTTCAAATGTTGTTAATGCTGTTATTAGTAAGACATGTGGATGGAGGAAACGCAGCATATTCTGGGATTTACCTTATTGGAGTTCCTTGCTTATTAGACACAACCTTGATGTAATGCATATTGAAAAGAATTTTTTTGATAACTTGTTCAATACCATTATGAATATAGAGGGTAAAACAAAAGATAATGCAAAAGCAAGAGAAGATATGAGGGAAATATGTCGGCGGCCTGAGTTGGAGGTTAATGCAGAAACTGGCAGGTATCCAAAAGCAATATATGCATTGGACAAACTGGCAAAACAAGTTATTTGTGAATGGATGAAGGGACTCAGATTTCCTGATGGTTATGTGTCTAACATGGCTCGATGTGTCGACATGAACAAGTACAGATTATTTGGAATGAAAAGTCATGATTGtcatattttcatgcaaaagttGTTGCCTATTGCTTTTCGTGAATTATTATCAATGAGAATGTGGGAAGCAATTACCGAGCTAAGTATTTTCTTTAAGCAACTAACGAGTACGATCTTACGGGAGGAAGATATGCAAAGGCTTGAAGAGGACATTCCGGTTATACTATGCAAATTGGAGCGAATATTTCCTCCGGGTTTCTTCGACTCGATGGAACATCTTCCGGTTCATCTTGCATATGAAGCTCGCATTGGGGGTCCAGTGCAATATCGTTGGATGTATCCTTATGAGCG GTACAATGGAATTTTAaagaagaatattaaaaataaagccaAAGTTGAAGGATCAATTGCTAATGCATACTTGGTAGAGGAGGCATCTTCTTTTTGTGCTTACTATTTTGAGTCACATGTTTCTACAAGACATCGACGGGTTCCACGTAATGATGATGGTGGTGTAGTGGAAGATCAGGAGATTGAAGGAAATTTATCAATATTCAAATATCCGGGTAGACCCATAGGTCAATCAAAGAAAAGGATATTGACAAAGGATGAAAGAAATGCAGCTCATTTATATATCCTACTAAATTGTGAAGAAGTTTCACCATTTATCAAGTAA
- the LOC110608874 gene encoding uncharacterized protein LOC110608874: protein MARGRGKEDARNADRGVLTGTGRGRGRGDPEIVRGRGTIATAPSSADFRAPALTPTTPVSYSAPTAPPLAPVAPTAPNSSGSVPGSSGSRSASGMGDHLYTSSSYATRTYCYVNASGNLMPSEKTSGACTKIFQKYNVEEGSSWKNIQQSTKDFYFREFEKEFHWDEGSAAIVRKAWNKKAATRYKDFLTNEKKKKKRSAYISTEVWDKWNLDWSTPEYVAKSMKYSKNRLTEKGGEGAGPSTHTGGSITHEEHARRIQNANTDKVPPTAAELFLHTHTKKSDRNKFVDKRAEIVYENYLKLKEQHSSQNVGSDHVEGDGGTINEDQLFITAAGGWQGSRVYGLGSAASSAFSQTGTVGKTTDVPSSQSPEWKKEIEAKFEEKYNSLQKIVEDQSQIIAQMRDELQATRMGQQSSSLMPSTSDMPPAQRSPGDSHID, encoded by the exons ATGGCCAGGGGTAGAGGTAAAGAGGATGCACGTAATGCTGATCGTGGTGTTTTGACGGGTACAGGTAGAGGCCGAGGCCGAGGTGATCCAGAAATTGTTCGTGGTCGCGGCACTATAGCCACTGCACCTTCTTCAGCTGACTTTAGAGCCCCTGCACTAACTCCAACAACCCCTGTATCATACTCAGCCCCTACAGCCCCTCCACTTGCTCCAGTTGCCCCCACTGCACCAAATTCTTCAGGTTCTGTTCCTGGATCGAGTGGTAGTCGATCTGCATCGGGCATGGGAGATCACTTGTATACGTCCTCATCATATGCTACTAGGACCTATTGTTATGTGAATGCAAGCGGAAA TCTTATGCCTTCTGAGAAGACATCTGGTGCCTGCACCAAGATTTTTCAAAAGTACAATGTCGAGGAGGGTTCTTCCTGGAAGAATATCCAACAATCcacaaaagatttttatttcAGAGAGTTTGAG aAAGAATTTCACTGGGATGAGGGAAGTGCTGCAATAGTGAGGAAGGCATGGAATAAAAAAGCAGCTACCCGATACAAAGACTTTCTGAcaaatgaaaagaagaaaaaaaagaggagtGCTTATATATCAACTGAAGTTTGGGATAAATGGAATTTAGATTGGAGTACTCCAGAGTATGTAGCAAAGTCAATGAAGTACTCAAAGAACCGCCTAACAGAGAAGGGAGGTGAAGGAGCTGGTCCTTCTACACATACAGGTGGGTCCATAACACATGAGGAGCATGCTAGACGCATACAAAATGCTAACACAGACAAAGTTCCTCCAACAGCAGCTGAGTTGTTTCTCCACACCCATACAAAAAAGAGTGATCGCAACAAATTTGTTGATAAACGAGCTGAAATTGTTTAT GAAAATTATTTGAAGCTAAAAGAACAACATTCAAGCCAGAATGTGGGATCAGATCATGTGGAAGGAGATGGAGGAACTATTAATGAGGATCAATTATTCATTACTGCAGCAGGAGGATGGCAAGGAAGTCGAGTTTATGGTTTAGGTAGTGCTGCCTCTTCTGCCTTCTCTCAAACAGGAACTGTGGGAAAAACAACAGATGTTCCATCATCCCAATCACCAGAATGGAAGAAGGAAATTGAAGCAAAGTTTGAAGAGAAGTATAATAGTTTGCAGAAAATTGTAGAAGACCAAAGTCAGATAATAGCTCAAATGCGTGATGAACTACAGGCAACGAGGATGGGACAGCAGTCTTCCTCATTGATGCCATCAACATCTGATATGCCTCCAGCTCAAAGATCCCCTGGTGATTCACATATAGATTAG